One part of the Coriobacteriia bacterium genome encodes these proteins:
- a CDS encoding zinc ribbon domain-containing protein, whose translation MQELVALIFTPQVRMVLILIGVAIVMLYLLSIAYVIKDARARGSQMWWAWGVIAIIPLVGLVAYLILRPTSFAIDRDEQELEIALREHELQHYGTCPTCGSPIDRDFIVCPMCDTQVRNVCPNCHRPLDADWKVCPYCRTHIA comes from the coding sequence ATGCAGGAGCTCGTCGCACTGATCTTCACGCCGCAGGTGCGCATGGTGCTGATTCTCATCGGCGTCGCCATCGTGATGCTCTACCTGCTCTCGATCGCCTACGTCATCAAGGACGCCCGCGCGCGTGGCTCCCAGATGTGGTGGGCTTGGGGCGTCATCGCCATCATCCCGCTCGTCGGCCTCGTCGCCTACCTCATCCTGCGCCCCACGTCGTTCGCCATCGATCGCGACGAGCAGGAGCTCGAGATCGCCCTGCGCGAGCACGAGCTGCAGCACTACGGCACCTGCCCCACGTGCGGCTCGCCCATCGACCGTGACTTCATCGTCTGCCCGATGTGTGACACGCAGGTTCGCAACGTCTGCCCCAACTGTCACCGCCCGCTCGACGCGGACTGGAAGGTCTGCCCGTACTGCCGAACTCACATCGCATAG
- a CDS encoding ATP-binding protein: MAGVTAPQGYLPRIVDKKVERYLRIFGAVEIAGTKWCGKTWTALEHANSVSYVDELLALAQDDPSAMLIGERPHVIDEWQRVPEIWDVVRHEVDRTRGLRGAWLLTGSSAPFTRDASNKGSLPTHSGAGRFGRIRMHPMTLSESGDSSCLISLADLFEGKFEPAQVETSANRLISVACRGGWPEALDLSPADAQVIAREYLRLFRTETVPRLGRDADTMGRLLFSLARNLGQSTSYKTLAADMRDTSGEPGPVSESTVGAYLSILRDSYLMDELPGWAPASRSVKRVATKPKRYFADPSLPIAALALSPESLMRDWQTFGLVFENLVIRDLIVYAEAQELCGDVPVRYYRDDSGLEADAIIELADGRWAAFEIKTSDAKVPSGEASLRRLRDKLCANPLARTKPPEFMAVITGVSHFARRIDDGIYEIPITALTA, from the coding sequence ACTGCTCCACAGGGGTATCTTCCGCGTATCGTCGACAAAAAGGTCGAGCGGTATCTCCGCATATTCGGGGCTGTCGAAATCGCTGGTACTAAGTGGTGTGGAAAAACATGGACGGCTCTCGAACACGCCAACAGTGTGAGCTACGTCGACGAGCTCCTCGCGCTCGCGCAGGATGATCCCTCCGCAATGCTCATCGGAGAGCGCCCACATGTTATCGACGAGTGGCAGCGTGTCCCGGAAATATGGGATGTGGTGCGCCACGAGGTCGATAGAACGAGGGGCCTTCGGGGTGCCTGGCTGCTTACGGGTTCATCCGCTCCGTTTACTCGAGACGCTTCGAATAAGGGGAGTCTACCCACTCATAGCGGGGCAGGACGGTTCGGACGTATCCGCATGCACCCTATGACGCTTTCCGAAAGTGGGGATTCCTCCTGCCTCATCTCTCTTGCTGACCTGTTCGAGGGCAAATTTGAACCTGCCCAGGTTGAAACGAGCGCCAATCGTCTTATCTCGGTTGCCTGCCGTGGCGGGTGGCCTGAGGCGCTGGACCTTTCCCCGGCGGACGCGCAGGTGATTGCTCGGGAGTATCTCCGTCTCTTTCGTACCGAAACCGTGCCTCGGCTCGGTCGCGATGCCGATACCATGGGGCGACTCCTTTTCTCGCTCGCACGCAATCTCGGTCAATCAACCTCGTACAAAACGCTTGCGGCCGACATGAGGGATACTTCCGGTGAGCCGGGCCCAGTGTCGGAGTCCACCGTCGGGGCGTACCTCTCCATACTGAGGGACTCCTATCTGATGGACGAGCTACCCGGCTGGGCTCCGGCGTCCCGCTCTGTCAAGCGAGTTGCCACAAAGCCCAAGCGCTACTTCGCCGACCCGTCGCTGCCTATTGCTGCCCTTGCCCTGTCTCCGGAGTCTCTTATGCGGGATTGGCAGACATTCGGTCTTGTTTTTGAGAACCTGGTTATTCGCGACCTTATCGTGTACGCAGAGGCGCAGGAGCTCTGTGGCGATGTGCCGGTTCGCTACTACCGTGACGACTCCGGCCTCGAAGCGGATGCCATTATCGAGCTCGCTGATGGTCGCTGGGCTGCCTTCGAGATAAAGACGAGCGATGCAAAGGTCCCCTCCGGCGAGGCAAGCCTCCGACGCCTGAGAGACAAGCTCTGTGCGAATCCTCTTGCGCGTACAAAACCGCCTGAATTCATGGCAGTCATCACGGGCGTCTCCCACTTTGCACGCCGCATTGACGACGGCATTTACGAGATTCCCATCACCGCGCTGACTGCGTAG